The proteins below come from a single Alligator mississippiensis isolate rAllMis1 chromosome 2, rAllMis1, whole genome shotgun sequence genomic window:
- the LOC109285286 gene encoding uncharacterized protein LOC109285286, with product MDITGYKLLRKGIDCNETQCNGIDATGFILGPTLFNILISDLDEGVKNTLFKFLDDTKMWGEVSMLVERDRLQLDLDRLQRWVDENRMGFNSDKCKVLHLGRKNQQQTYRLGNSPLISTEAEKDLGAIIDAKMNMGRQCEDPVSKAYRTLSCIYRYNMSRSKEVFLPLYASLVRPQLEYCVQFWVPHFRRDVDSIERVQRRATCMIRGQQGRPYKGRLRDLNLLSLHKRRLKGDLVAIYKLTKEDQQGTGETLFPRALPGVTRNNGHKLTESRFRLDIRRRYFTVRAARIWNQLPREVVLTSTLGVFKRRLDNHLAGVV from the coding sequence ATGGATATCACTGGATACAAGCTGCTTAGGAAAGGGATTGATTGTAATGAAACACAATGTAATGGTATAGATGCAACAGGATTtatccttgggcccacactgttcaacatcttgatcagcgacttggatgagggggtgaaaaacaccttgttcaaattcctggatgatactaagatgtggggagaagtgagcatgctagtggagagggacaggctacaactagacctggataggttacagaggtgggtggatgagaacaggatgggtttcaacagtgacaagtgcaaggtgctgcacctggggaggaagaaccagcagcagacctacaggctggggaactcccctctcatcagcacagaagcagaaaaggatcttggagccattattgatgccaagatgaacatgggccgccaatgtgaggatccAGTCAGTAAGGCttaccgcaccttgtcatgcatctacaggtacaacatgagcaggtccaaggaggtgttcctccccctctatgcgtcactggtcaggccacagttggagtactgcgtccagttctgggtgccacacttcaggagggatgtggacagcatcgagagggtccagaggagggccacctgcatgatcagggggcagcagggcaggccctacaaggggaggctgagggacctgaacctgctcagcctccacaagagaaggctgaaaggggacctggtggccatctataaacttaccaaggaggaccagcagggaacaggagagaccctgttcccccgagcactaccaggagtaactaggaataatggccataagttgactgaaagtaggttcaggctagacatcaggaggcgctacttcacagtcagggcggctaggatctggaaccaacttccaagggaagtggtactcacttctaccctaggggtcttcaaaagaaggctggataatcacctagccggggtcgtttga